A window of Ictalurus furcatus strain D&B chromosome 18, Billie_1.0, whole genome shotgun sequence contains these coding sequences:
- the LOC128622607 gene encoding microfibril-associated glycoprotein 3-like: protein MKPVLFLSVFCALVSVRASERMSLVSVKDLSDLPSLGIISVKEGASVVIKCNASELHEHIEWYDSKGHVLNGEDSGGDRVTVHKDSLNISSVSFEDRGRYTCISLNSESISNYTVTLRVSYTYSGLGFYYIIVCLVTFTITIILNMTRLCMINTHLRKTERAINDFFRTDGAEKLQKALEVAKRIPIVTSMKTLELAKVTQFKTLELAKQMEELARSVPLPPLILTCTTAVDELECVGPAAIVHQEEEHSEQDALNGDTEN, encoded by the exons ATGAAGCCGGTGTTGTTCCTCAGTGTGTTCTGCGCCCTTGTGAGTGTCCGTGCAAGTGAAAGGATGTCGCTTGTGAGTGTGAAGGACCTCTCTGACCTGCCCTCTCTAGGGATCATCAGTGTGAAGGAGGGTGCGAGTGTAGTGATCAAGTGTAATGCGAGTGAACTTCATGAGCACATCGAGTGGTACGACTCTAAGGGACACGTCCTAAACGGTGAAGACTCGG GAGGGGATCGGGTCACAGTGCATAAAGACTCACTGAACATCAGCAGTGTTTCCTTCGAGGATCGAGGACGGTACACGTGCATCTCACTGAACTCAGAAAGCATCTCCAACTACACGGTGACGCTGAGAGTGAGCTACACCTACAGCGGATTGGGGTTTTACTACATCATCGTGTGCCTCGTCaccttcaccatcaccatcatcctcaACATGACCCGTCTGTGCATGATCAACACACACCTACGCAAAACCGAGCGCGCCATCAACGACTTCTTCCGCACCGATGGAGCAGAAAAACTGCAGAAAGCTCTGGAAGTTGCCAAGCGCATCCCCATCGTCACGTCCATGAAAACTCTGGAGCTCGCAAAAGTCACACAGTTTAAAACTCTGGAGCTGGCCAAGCAGATGGAGGAGCTGGCGAGGAGCGTGCCTCTGCCTCCACTCATCCTCACCTGCACCACAGCTGTGGATGAACTAGAGTGTGTAGGTCCAGCAGCTATCGTTCATCAAGAGGAGGAACACAGTGAACAAGACGCCCTGAACGGAGACACGGAaaactga